A window from Kovacikia minuta CCNUW1 encodes these proteins:
- a CDS encoding transposase, with translation MSIPQLYRQLQTQLSQWIVPKDQRHLHGFCENVAAILQAQSACLSHWLPYLSHRDCQARSHMERLNYFVHNAQINAETFYVPLLKQFLSAWQGMTMLLTLDTSVLWDQYCLIEVCLVWGGRSVVLAQQVLEHGSATVGFEDYRAVLETAQQRLPQDVQVTLLADRGFEHGALIRWLQQQHWNWAIRAKVDLNVILSTGRTAAVADLLPPQGEAYLFREVTILQDIDCHLATAHLSLAGEAWAVLSNLPPTLATFELYGQRFGGIEPHFKDYKSAAFDLIRSHLRGAAALGCLLMLLAAATLIAIAIAVVAVIEQGQRTALDWHSQRGLSFLQLGLREIERLGYLNLPLPHLATLPRKSPSAATASLKKRVQWETRIEFSRVTVFSS, from the coding sequence ATGTCAATCCCCCAACTGTATCGTCAACTGCAAACTCAATTGAGTCAATGGATTGTTCCTAAAGACCAACGCCACCTGCATGGGTTTTGTGAAAACGTGGCCGCGATTTTGCAAGCGCAAAGCGCTTGTTTGAGCCATTGGCTGCCCTACTTGAGCCACCGAGACTGTCAGGCGCGCAGTCACATGGAGCGCTTAAACTATTTTGTTCACAATGCTCAGATTAACGCTGAGACCTTTTATGTACCACTGCTGAAGCAGTTTCTCAGTGCTTGGCAAGGGATGACAATGCTGCTGACGCTTGACACGAGTGTGCTGTGGGATCAGTATTGTTTGATTGAGGTGTGTCTGGTCTGGGGCGGTCGTTCAGTCGTGCTGGCTCAGCAGGTGTTAGAACACGGCAGTGCCACCGTTGGCTTTGAAGACTACCGGGCCGTGTTAGAAACGGCACAACAACGATTGCCTCAAGATGTTCAGGTTACTTTGTTAGCAGACCGAGGTTTTGAACACGGGGCCTTGATTCGCTGGCTACAACAGCAGCACTGGAATTGGGCAATTCGCGCCAAAGTGGACTTGAACGTCATCCTCTCAACGGGTAGAACTGCTGCGGTCGCTGATTTGTTGCCGCCACAAGGAGAAGCGTACCTGTTTCGCGAGGTGACGATTCTTCAAGACATTGACTGCCATCTTGCTACGGCTCATCTCAGTTTAGCAGGTGAAGCTTGGGCAGTCCTCTCCAACCTGCCGCCAACGTTAGCCACGTTTGAACTGTATGGTCAACGCTTTGGCGGAATTGAACCGCACTTCAAGGATTACAAGTCGGCTGCCTTTGACCTGATCCGTTCTCATTTGCGAGGTGCTGCTGCCCTCGGTTGCCTGCTGATGTTATTAGCAGCGGCAACGCTGATTGCCATTGCCATTGCAGTTGTTGCAGTCATCGAACAAGGACAAAGGACAGCCTTGGACTGGCACAGTCAGCGCGGCTTGAGTTTTTTACAATTAGGATTACGCGAAATTGAACGATTGGGGTATCTCAACTTGCCACTACCTCACTTAGCAACATTACCTCGCAAGAGTCCATCGGCGGCAACAGCTTCCCTCAAAAAACGCGTGCAATGGGAAACTCGGATTGAATTTTCCCGTGTCACTGTATTCTCATCTTGA
- a CDS encoding CHAT domain-containing protein: protein MHKLAVLKFVADGSFEKGFALVLEISEEGDRPFFQTIGQLPRSPEITKYYAYWQKLYYNLGTRIRRLTEPNYRIHVPPEQVTNVSLHDDCEDTAQLLSCSLNSWLRSESCRTIREGFLENLQQSDEIRVIIETEDDQLRRLPWHLWEILERYPKAEVALSVPTYGRIHRSFRFGEKVKVLAILGNSEGIDVQMDEYALKRLPNADVQFLVEPKRKQLNDQLWEKGWDILYFAGHSSSQPGGKTGCISLNQTQSLSIAQLRYALKRAVENGLKVAILNSCDGLGLARNLADLQIPQIIVMREPVPDLVAQEFLKSFLAAFARGESFYLAMREARLRLQGLEDQFPCATWLPIICQHPAEMPPRWSDWSRQQRTEQLVAQGATRSGGGTAKRYESAAIGEIYDRRTTGTHTSAQVATRPVPLTSNQVRQRRVTTKLKQVKQVTTQVSVGIQTGYQLITSGLLAAIAVLQLVVLGGIGGSIGAAIGFWLTYWSPLANPLAQWFAHSSYSRLPGLSAKLEPAVLLFAIAGFVTAMALMQARALERQAWMWTPVWMGSIGYGLGWLSWQFNHDPTISGPLGLLGAIAVGVLVLGLGLYERPLIHILVTAIGTQITLVQLARSRWLDIGDFILVLSAPKNFALHFTGSMLGSSIHFFTLLGCILGLWLGSSYFLISPFFDRWRHE, encoded by the coding sequence ATGCATAAATTAGCCGTTTTGAAGTTCGTGGCAGATGGCAGTTTTGAAAAAGGATTCGCGCTTGTTTTAGAAATCAGTGAGGAGGGCGATCGTCCCTTTTTTCAAACCATTGGGCAGTTACCCCGCTCCCCAGAAATTACTAAATACTACGCCTACTGGCAGAAACTGTACTACAACTTGGGCACGCGCATCCGCCGCCTGACCGAACCGAACTACCGGATTCATGTTCCGCCTGAGCAGGTCACCAATGTTTCTCTCCATGATGACTGTGAAGATACGGCGCAACTCCTCAGTTGTAGCCTGAATTCCTGGCTGCGTTCAGAATCCTGCCGCACGATCCGGGAGGGGTTTCTCGAAAATCTGCAACAATCCGACGAAATTCGAGTCATCATCGAAACCGAGGATGATCAACTACGGCGATTACCCTGGCATCTGTGGGAGATTTTGGAGCGCTACCCGAAGGCTGAAGTTGCGCTCAGTGTGCCAACCTACGGACGCATCCATCGTTCCTTCAGGTTTGGTGAAAAAGTCAAAGTCCTGGCAATTTTGGGGAACAGCGAGGGCATTGATGTGCAGATGGATGAATATGCCTTGAAACGGCTACCCAATGCGGATGTGCAGTTTTTGGTAGAACCCAAGCGGAAACAGTTGAATGACCAATTGTGGGAGAAAGGCTGGGATATCCTTTATTTTGCTGGGCATAGTTCCAGCCAGCCAGGGGGCAAAACGGGATGTATCTCCCTCAACCAAACCCAAAGTTTATCGATCGCTCAGCTGCGCTATGCCCTCAAGCGGGCGGTCGAAAATGGCTTAAAGGTTGCAATTTTGAACTCCTGCGATGGATTGGGTTTGGCACGGAATTTAGCGGATTTGCAAATTCCCCAAATTATCGTCATGCGAGAACCTGTGCCAGATTTGGTCGCCCAGGAATTTCTCAAATCGTTTTTAGCAGCCTTTGCTCGCGGTGAGTCATTTTATCTGGCAATGCGAGAAGCTCGCTTGCGGCTTCAGGGGTTGGAGGATCAGTTTCCCTGTGCGACCTGGCTGCCCATTATTTGCCAGCATCCAGCGGAGATGCCGCCGCGCTGGTCAGATTGGTCTAGACAACAGCGAACCGAGCAGTTGGTCGCGCAGGGGGCGACCCGTTCTGGCGGTGGAACTGCAAAACGGTACGAGTCTGCTGCGATCGGGGAAATTTACGATCGCAGAACCACAGGCACCCACACTTCAGCCCAAGTAGCAACCCGTCCTGTTCCCCTAACTTCTAACCAGGTGCGCCAACGACGGGTGACAACCAAACTCAAACAAGTCAAACAGGTGACGACCCAGGTCAGTGTGGGTATCCAAACCGGATATCAGCTCATCACATCAGGGTTGTTGGCTGCCATTGCTGTTTTACAACTCGTTGTGCTGGGCGGCATCGGTGGCAGCATTGGCGCGGCGATCGGGTTTTGGTTAACGTACTGGTCTCCGCTTGCCAATCCGCTGGCACAATGGTTTGCCCACTCCTCCTACTCCCGGTTACCCGGTTTATCGGCAAAGTTGGAACCGGCAGTCCTGCTGTTTGCGATCGCCGGGTTCGTGACCGCAATGGCACTGATGCAGGCGCGGGCACTGGAGCGGCAAGCGTGGATGTGGACTCCCGTGTGGATGGGCAGTATCGGGTATGGGCTGGGATGGCTAAGTTGGCAGTTTAACCATGACCCAACCATCAGTGGACCCCTGGGATTATTGGGGGCGATCGCCGTCGGGGTTCTGGTACTTGGTCTGGGGCTATATGAACGCCCCCTGATCCATATTCTGGTGACGGCGATCGGGACGCAGATCACCCTGGTTCAACTGGCAAGATCCAGGTGGTTAGACATCGGGGATTTTATTCTGGTGTTGTCTGCTCCCAAGAATTTTGCCTTGCACTTCACAGGCTCCATGTTGGGATCAAGTATTCATTTTTTTACACTGTTGGGCTGCATTCTCGGTCTGTGGTTGGGAAGCAGTTATTTCCTAATCTCCCCTTTCTTTGATCGGTGGCGGCATGAGTAA
- a CDS encoding NADP-dependent oxidoreductase produces MATMKAVRIHTYGGPEVLTYEEAPLPEIAADDVLIRVHAAAVNPVDWKIREGYLQGFIDYDLPLVLGWDVSGVVEAVGAGVTTFKPGDQVYSRPNIQRDGAYAEYIAVKASEVAFKPKTVDHIHAAAVPLAGITAWHCLFEAGGLTAGQRVLIHAAAGGVGSYAVQFAHWKGANVIGTASARNRDFVLELGANQVIDYQTTPFEDAIEPVDVVFDTIGGEVQERSWQVVKPGGMLVSIVSTPSEEKAAAHHCRSAYVFIQPRADWLTEMAHLMDAGQVKSIVETVLPLSQVVEAHHLSQSGRTRGKIVLQVKE; encoded by the coding sequence ATGGCGACCATGAAAGCAGTCCGAATTCACACCTATGGGGGTCCAGAGGTTTTGACCTATGAGGAGGCTCCGCTACCTGAGATCGCAGCGGACGATGTGCTGATTCGGGTGCATGCGGCGGCGGTCAATCCAGTGGATTGGAAGATTCGGGAAGGCTATTTACAAGGTTTTATTGACTACGATCTGCCCCTGGTTCTGGGTTGGGATGTTTCTGGGGTAGTGGAAGCCGTCGGTGCAGGTGTGACAACCTTTAAGCCAGGAGATCAGGTTTACTCCCGCCCCAATATTCAACGGGATGGGGCTTACGCAGAATATATTGCGGTCAAAGCCTCGGAGGTTGCGTTCAAACCCAAAACCGTTGATCACATCCATGCTGCGGCTGTTCCCCTGGCGGGAATTACCGCCTGGCACTGCCTGTTTGAAGCAGGCGGGCTGACGGCTGGGCAGCGGGTTTTAATCCATGCTGCGGCAGGCGGAGTTGGTAGTTATGCGGTTCAGTTTGCCCACTGGAAGGGAGCGAATGTAATTGGCACCGCTTCCGCTCGCAATCGAGACTTTGTGCTGGAGTTGGGAGCCAATCAGGTGATTGATTACCAGACCACCCCGTTTGAGGATGCGATCGAACCTGTGGATGTGGTGTTTGATACGATCGGGGGCGAGGTACAGGAACGTTCCTGGCAGGTGGTCAAACCCGGTGGCATGTTGGTTTCGATCGTTTCTACCCCCTCTGAAGAAAAAGCCGCTGCTCACCACTGCCGCAGTGCCTATGTCTTTATTCAACCCAGAGCTGACTGGCTAACGGAAATGGCACACCTGATGGATGCTGGGCAGGTGAAGTCGATTGTTGAGACGGTGCTGCCCTTGAGCCAGGTGGTTGAAGCCCACCATTTAAGCCAGAGTGGACGCACACGCGGCAAAATTGTGTTGCAGGTGAAGGAGTGA
- a CDS encoding RMD1 family protein, whose amino-acid sequence MMGNYENRLDRIEGILQRTAEQQELNTQAIANLTVQQELSRQDINQLTANLELTRQDINQLTANIEGLRNQAANYLAGREQQ is encoded by the coding sequence ATGATGGGGAACTACGAGAATCGGCTAGACCGGATTGAGGGGATTCTTCAGCGAACCGCCGAGCAACAGGAATTGAATACTCAGGCGATCGCCAATCTGACCGTACAACAGGAACTCAGCAGACAGGATATCAATCAACTCACCGCAAATCTGGAACTTACCAGACAGGATATTAACCAACTCACCGCAAACATTGAAGGTTTGCGAAACCAAGCCGCTAACTATCTTGCAGGACGTGAACAACAATAG
- a CDS encoding 2-hydroxyacid dehydrogenase, with protein sequence MKVAVFSTKAYDRQFLETVNAVNADFNHELVFLEPQLNQQTAPLAMGCPGVCIFVNDGADAKTLEILAHNGTRLLALRSAGFNHVDLQAAAKLGIKVVRVPAYSPYAVAEHTVGLILMLNRKLYRAYNRVRDDNFALDGLLGFDIHGCTVGVVGTGKIGMIFAQIMHGFGCSLLAYDAYPNPQFEKLGASRYVQLDELLENCDIISLHCPLTPETYYLIDADAIDQMKPGVMLINTSRGALIDTKAVITGIKSGKIGYLGIDVYEQEEGLFFEDLSDSVIQDDDFQLLQSFPNVVITAHQAFFTREALQSIAETTLSNITTCEQNKVCANEVKLEDGK encoded by the coding sequence ATGAAAGTCGCTGTCTTCAGTACCAAAGCCTACGATCGCCAATTCCTGGAAACGGTGAACGCGGTGAATGCTGACTTTAACCATGAATTGGTTTTTCTGGAACCCCAACTCAATCAGCAAACCGCTCCTCTGGCGATGGGATGTCCAGGGGTTTGTATCTTTGTCAATGATGGGGCAGATGCCAAAACGCTGGAAATTTTGGCGCACAATGGCACCCGCTTGCTGGCTCTGCGATCTGCTGGTTTCAACCATGTGGATTTGCAAGCCGCGGCTAAATTGGGTATCAAAGTGGTGCGGGTGCCTGCCTATTCTCCTTACGCAGTTGCCGAACATACGGTAGGGCTAATTTTGATGCTCAACCGCAAGCTATATCGGGCTTACAATCGGGTTCGCGATGACAATTTTGCCCTGGATGGGTTGTTGGGATTTGACATCCACGGCTGTACCGTTGGTGTGGTTGGCACCGGCAAAATTGGGATGATTTTTGCCCAAATCATGCATGGATTTGGCTGTTCCCTATTAGCCTACGATGCCTACCCCAATCCCCAATTTGAGAAGCTTGGCGCATCCCGCTATGTGCAACTGGACGAATTGCTGGAAAATTGCGACATTATTTCGCTCCACTGTCCCCTCACTCCCGAAACCTATTATTTAATCGATGCAGATGCGATCGATCAAATGAAACCAGGTGTGATGCTAATCAATACCAGCCGAGGCGCATTGATTGATACCAAAGCGGTGATTACAGGCATCAAATCGGGAAAAATTGGCTACCTCGGAATTGATGTTTACGAGCAGGAAGAAGGACTATTTTTTGAAGATCTATCCGATAGTGTGATTCAGGATGACGACTTTCAACTACTCCAGTCCTTTCCCAATGTGGTGATCACTGCCCATCAGGCATTCTTTACGCGGGAGGCACTTCAAAGTATTGCTGAAACCACCCTCTCGAATATCACCACCTGCGAACAAAACAAGGTGTGTGCTAATGAGGTCAAACTAGAGGATGGAAAATAA
- a CDS encoding phosphoketolase family protein has product MVATPPRPTVETSISAFGKARATIEGAPLSADELRKIDAYWRACNYLAIGMIYLRDNPLLKEPLKPEHIKKRLLGHWGSSPGLAFTYIHLNRLINKYDLDMIFVAGPGHGAPGVLGPVYLEGTYSEIYPDKSEDEEGLKKFFKQFSFPGGIGSHCTPETPGSIHEGGELGYSVSHAYGTIFDNPDLITAVVVGDGESETGPLATAWHSNKFVNPSRDGAVLPILHLNGYKINNPTVLARISHEELENLFRGYGYTPYFVEGDDHESMHQAMAATLEHCVLEIRKIQQEARHSGVIKRPRWPVVILRSPKGWTGPKEVDGHKVEGFWRSHQVPLSAVHNNPSHLKMLQDWMQSYKPEELFDEAGRLIPELKDLAPKGVRRMSANPHTNGGLVRKDLKLPDFRQYGIDVPQPGQIEVGNTKPLGVFLRDILHHNPNNFRVFGPDETASNKLDAVYEASKKTWIADYFPEDADGGELATDGRVMELLSEHTLEGWLEGYVLTGRHGFFSTYEAFVHVIDSMFNQHAKWLEICKHVSWRAPISSLNLLITSTVWRQDHNGFTHQDPGFLDVVVNKSAEVTRIYLPPDVNCLLSVADHCLRSKNYINVIVSDKQLHLQYLTMNEAIAHCTKGIGIWEFASSDRGEEPDIVIASAGDIPTQEALAAVVLLREEFPDLKIRFINVVDLFKLQPDTEHPHGLSDHDFDSLFTIDKPIIFNFHGYPWLIHRLAYRRTNHKNLHVRGYKEKGNINTPLELAIQNQIDRFTIAMDVINRVPRLLVAGAHAKERFKNLQIESRNYAYEHGMDKPEMVNWKWSEGGKG; this is encoded by the coding sequence ATGGTAGCAACACCTCCCAGACCAACCGTTGAAACTTCAATCAGTGCGTTTGGAAAAGCAAGGGCAACCATTGAAGGTGCGCCCTTAAGTGCGGATGAACTGCGCAAGATCGATGCTTATTGGCGGGCGTGTAACTACCTGGCGATCGGCATGATTTATCTGCGTGATAACCCCCTCTTAAAAGAACCTTTAAAGCCTGAACACATCAAAAAGCGTCTTCTGGGGCACTGGGGTTCCAGTCCTGGTTTAGCATTCACCTACATTCATCTCAATCGCCTGATTAACAAGTATGACCTGGACATGATCTTTGTCGCAGGTCCAGGTCATGGCGCTCCAGGGGTGCTGGGGCCGGTTTATCTGGAGGGTACCTACTCGGAAATTTACCCCGATAAGAGTGAAGATGAGGAGGGTTTGAAGAAGTTTTTCAAGCAATTCTCCTTTCCCGGTGGAATCGGGAGCCACTGTACGCCTGAAACCCCCGGTTCCATCCACGAAGGGGGGGAATTGGGCTACAGCGTTTCCCACGCCTACGGCACCATCTTTGACAATCCCGATTTGATCACGGCGGTTGTCGTTGGGGATGGGGAGTCGGAAACGGGTCCACTGGCAACAGCCTGGCATTCCAACAAGTTTGTCAATCCATCGCGGGACGGGGCAGTGTTGCCGATTTTGCACCTGAATGGCTACAAGATTAACAACCCAACCGTTCTGGCACGGATCAGCCATGAGGAACTGGAAAACCTGTTCCGTGGCTATGGTTATACGCCTTACTTTGTCGAAGGGGATGACCACGAGAGTATGCACCAGGCAATGGCTGCAACGCTGGAGCATTGTGTTTTAGAAATTCGTAAGATTCAGCAGGAAGCTCGTCATAGCGGGGTGATCAAGCGCCCCCGATGGCCCGTCGTCATTCTGCGTTCTCCTAAAGGGTGGACTGGACCGAAGGAGGTAGATGGTCACAAGGTAGAAGGATTTTGGCGATCGCATCAGGTGCCCCTATCCGCAGTTCACAACAATCCTTCCCATTTGAAAATGCTGCAAGATTGGATGCAGAGCTACAAGCCGGAGGAACTGTTCGACGAAGCGGGGCGGCTCATCCCTGAACTTAAAGACCTGGCACCTAAAGGAGTTCGTCGGATGAGCGCCAACCCCCATACGAACGGAGGGTTGGTTCGTAAAGACCTGAAACTTCCTGACTTCCGCCAGTATGGGATTGATGTGCCCCAACCGGGACAGATTGAGGTGGGTAATACGAAGCCCCTGGGGGTCTTTCTGCGCGATATTCTGCATCACAACCCGAATAATTTCCGGGTGTTTGGTCCCGATGAAACCGCTTCTAACAAGTTGGATGCTGTGTATGAAGCGAGTAAAAAAACCTGGATTGCAGATTACTTTCCAGAAGATGCGGATGGCGGGGAACTGGCAACCGACGGACGGGTGATGGAGTTGCTCAGCGAACATACCCTGGAAGGCTGGCTGGAGGGATACGTGCTGACCGGACGGCATGGTTTTTTCTCCACCTACGAAGCGTTTGTGCATGTAATTGATTCGATGTTTAACCAGCACGCGAAATGGCTGGAAATTTGCAAACACGTTTCCTGGCGAGCACCGATTTCCTCACTCAACTTGTTAATTACGTCTACAGTTTGGCGACAGGATCACAACGGTTTTACCCATCAGGACCCCGGTTTCCTGGATGTGGTGGTGAACAAAAGTGCCGAAGTGACCCGGATTTATCTGCCACCGGATGTCAACTGTTTGTTGTCAGTGGCAGACCACTGCCTGCGCAGCAAAAACTACATCAATGTGATTGTTTCAGATAAGCAACTTCATTTGCAGTACCTCACCATGAATGAGGCGATCGCTCACTGTACTAAAGGAATTGGCATCTGGGAATTTGCCAGCAGCGATCGCGGTGAAGAACCTGATATTGTCATTGCCAGTGCAGGCGATATCCCAACCCAGGAGGCATTAGCGGCAGTTGTCCTGTTGCGGGAAGAATTTCCCGATTTGAAAATTCGCTTTATCAATGTGGTTGATCTGTTCAAGTTGCAACCCGATACGGAACACCCCCACGGGTTAAGCGATCACGATTTTGATAGCCTGTTTACGATCGACAAACCCATCATCTTTAACTTCCACGGTTATCCCTGGTTAATTCATCGTCTGGCATATCGCCGCACCAACCACAAAAATCTGCATGTGCGTGGTTACAAAGAGAAAGGCAACATCAACACTCCGCTTGAACTGGCGATTCAAAATCAGATCGATCGCTTCACCATTGCAATGGATGTGATTAATCGCGTCCCCCGTTTGCTTGTTGCGGGTGCCCATGCCAAAGAACGATTCAAGAACCTGCAAATCGAATCCCGCAACTACGCTTATGAACACGGCATGGACAAGCCCGAAATGGTGAACTGGAAATGGAGCGAGGGGGGAAAGGGATAA
- a CDS encoding ATP-dependent DNA ligase — protein sequence MTDSHTSSPDTFSLAIDAFQRFAIAAEQIAATTKRITKAAILGDYFAALSDEDLRLAARYFAGSPFPQFDQRVLQVGGSALMTALLEVSGAEEDTLQVELVQRGDLGDVAASVLPDSVAPTLHLSEVSKGFTSLVETQGNKRKVKRIVQLLQQATPLEAKYLIKLMTGDLRIGLREGAVEDAIARLAQQEVSRIQWVNMLTGDIGETAVLARHNQLDTAQMRLFHPIKFMLASPVDDLDEITRRMPQGFAVEDKYDGIRAQVHIAPNRSDNPLLLHGVMFAGIRVALFSRTLDEITPAFPDLVRPLASMKPDAFGMGAQAGIILDGEIVPFRDDLILPFQDLQKRLGRKTLTDELLQSVPVAFIAYDILYKDGQVLIDSPYEVRQSILESLCLESPMLRRAVSQRFADITALEEEFQAARDRGNEGLMIKQLQSTYKPGKRGKDWLKVKRAIATLDVVITAAEVGTGKRSRFLSDYTFAVRASEDDPTLLNVGKAYSGLTDAEVQELSDWLKAHTIQEFAHGRVRTVEPKIVLEVTFDRVQASKRHKSGYALRFPRILRIRNDKPAAEIDTLETVRQLAAPMGEGDDG from the coding sequence ATGACTGACTCACACACCAGCAGTCCTGATACTTTCTCCCTGGCGATCGATGCGTTTCAACGGTTCGCGATCGCTGCTGAACAAATTGCGGCGACCACTAAGCGGATCACAAAAGCAGCCATCCTGGGGGACTACTTCGCTGCCCTGTCAGATGAGGATTTACGGCTGGCAGCCCGTTACTTTGCCGGTTCACCCTTTCCCCAATTCGATCAACGGGTGTTGCAGGTCGGTGGCTCAGCATTGATGACTGCACTTTTAGAAGTCAGTGGTGCCGAAGAGGATACGTTACAGGTAGAACTGGTGCAGCGCGGTGATCTGGGGGATGTGGCAGCTAGTGTTTTACCCGATTCGGTTGCGCCAACTCTCCATTTATCTGAGGTGAGTAAAGGATTTACTTCTCTGGTAGAGACCCAGGGCAATAAACGCAAGGTGAAGCGGATCGTTCAACTGCTTCAACAAGCAACCCCGCTGGAAGCTAAATATTTAATTAAACTCATGACCGGTGATTTGCGGATTGGTTTGCGCGAAGGTGCAGTTGAAGATGCGATCGCCCGTCTAGCACAGCAGGAGGTATCGCGGATTCAGTGGGTGAACATGCTCACCGGAGACATTGGGGAAACAGCAGTGCTGGCACGGCACAATCAGCTGGATACTGCACAGATGCGGCTATTTCACCCGATTAAATTCATGCTTGCCAGTCCGGTGGATGACCTTGATGAAATCACGCGCCGCATGCCCCAAGGGTTTGCCGTTGAAGACAAGTACGATGGCATCCGCGCTCAAGTTCACATTGCTCCCAACCGTTCAGATAACCCTCTGTTACTGCATGGTGTGATGTTTGCTGGAATTCGGGTTGCCCTCTTCTCCCGCACCCTGGATGAAATTACGCCTGCCTTTCCCGATTTGGTGCGACCGCTGGCATCCATGAAGCCGGACGCCTTTGGCATGGGTGCCCAGGCAGGGATTATTTTGGATGGTGAAATCGTACCTTTTCGGGACGATCTCATCCTGCCCTTTCAGGATTTGCAGAAGCGGTTAGGGCGGAAGACATTGACAGACGAATTGCTGCAATCGGTTCCCGTTGCCTTTATCGCCTATGACATTCTGTACAAGGATGGACAGGTGTTGATTGATTCACCCTATGAAGTGCGGCAATCGATTCTGGAAAGCCTGTGTTTAGAATCACCGATGTTGCGCCGGGCAGTTTCTCAACGATTTGCGGATATAACAGCGTTGGAGGAGGAGTTTCAAGCTGCCCGCGATCGCGGGAATGAAGGATTGATGATTAAACAGTTGCAATCTACCTATAAGCCTGGAAAGCGGGGGAAAGATTGGCTAAAGGTGAAACGGGCGATCGCGACCTTAGACGTGGTGATCACCGCTGCCGAAGTGGGAACCGGGAAACGTAGCCGGTTTCTGTCGGACTACACCTTTGCCGTGCGTGCCAGTGAGGATGATCCCACCCTGCTCAATGTCGGTAAAGCTTATTCAGGATTGACCGATGCCGAAGTCCAGGAACTCTCCGATTGGCTGAAAGCCCACACAATTCAGGAGTTCGCCCACGGCAGAGTTCGTACCGTAGAGCCAAAAATTGTCCTGGAGGTGACCTTCGATCGCGTCCAGGCTTCCAAGCGCCACAAAAGCGGCTATGCCCTCCGGTTTCCCCGTATTCTGCGCATCCGTAATGACAAACCAGCCGCAGAGATCGACACGCTTGAAACCGTTCGCCAGTTAGCCGCGCCAATGGGAGAAGGCGATGATGGCTGA
- a CDS encoding IS4 family transposase encodes MLQHQSVNIRQISQNRAEQIGYYRFLENENVTISELVRSVADQCQAQVEGLHVLSISDSSEVNLQSHAGRLKPQGLGVVGNDRDVGFFIHPTLVLNAETGFPLGLSTIHLWSRDIDHSDKHQRDYQHLPIEEKESYKWLRSAEGSNRCLRAGGARLITHIGDRESDLYEEWATVPDAQTHLLIRVCQNRRLWHQSLSLYDYLTIQPVQGSYTVQVVEDPRRGQTAREALLVVRVAKVEIRRPDNLNAHDYPPSVGLYAVEAQEVNPPPGQQPIHWRLLTTHEVVCLEQALQVIQWYCWRWRIEQLFATLKQAGLNLEATQLESVDAIQRLTVLALSIAVRVLQLVEGRDNPELSASVAFSDEQQQCLTQLEPTLQGHTQKQQNPHPPSSLAWATWLIARLGGWSGYRSQRPPGMPTLIHGLRQFEAIFIGWKLAQAPLVCTR; translated from the coding sequence ATGCTTCAGCACCAATCGGTAAACATTCGCCAAATCAGCCAAAATCGAGCTGAACAGATTGGCTACTATCGTTTCTTGGAGAATGAAAACGTGACGATATCCGAGTTAGTGCGGAGTGTTGCTGACCAGTGCCAGGCGCAGGTGGAAGGATTGCATGTGTTATCGATTAGTGATAGCAGTGAGGTTAACTTGCAGTCCCATGCAGGGCGGTTAAAGCCGCAAGGACTTGGGGTCGTTGGCAACGACCGAGATGTTGGGTTTTTCATTCATCCAACCCTGGTGCTGAATGCCGAGACTGGCTTTCCATTAGGGTTAAGTACCATTCATTTGTGGAGTCGTGACATCGACCATAGCGATAAACATCAACGCGACTATCAACACCTGCCGATTGAGGAAAAGGAATCCTACAAATGGCTGCGATCGGCTGAAGGCAGCAACCGATGTTTGAGGGCTGGAGGAGCGAGGTTAATCACTCATATCGGCGACCGTGAAAGCGACCTGTATGAAGAATGGGCGACGGTTCCAGACGCTCAAACCCATTTATTAATCAGGGTGTGTCAAAATCGTCGTCTGTGGCATCAGTCGTTATCGCTCTATGACTACCTGACGATTCAACCCGTTCAGGGAAGTTACACCGTGCAAGTGGTAGAAGATCCCCGTCGAGGGCAAACTGCACGAGAGGCATTGCTAGTTGTGCGTGTGGCGAAGGTTGAGATCCGGCGACCCGACAACCTCAACGCTCACGACTATCCTCCCAGTGTGGGTCTCTACGCCGTAGAGGCACAGGAAGTCAACCCACCCCCTGGACAACAACCGATTCATTGGCGACTGTTGACCACTCATGAAGTCGTTTGCTTAGAACAGGCACTCCAAGTCATTCAGTGGTACTGCTGGCGCTGGCGGATTGAACAACTGTTTGCCACCCTCAAACAGGCCGGACTCAATCTCGAAGCGACGCAACTGGAATCGGTAGATGCCATTCAACGCTTGACTGTGCTGGCGCTGTCGATTGCCGTGCGAGTCCTACAACTGGTGGAAGGGCGAGATAACCCTGAGTTATCTGCCTCTGTTGCCTTTAGCGATGAACAGCAGCAATGCCTCACTCAGCTAGAACCGACGTTGCAAGGACACACTCAAAAACAGCAGAATCCTCATCCTCCCAGTTCTTTAGCTTGGGCAACCTGGTTAATTGCTCGCTTAGGAGGATGGTCGGGTTATCGCTCCCAACGTCCCCCCGGAATGCCTACTCTAATTCATGGTTTGCGGCAGTTTGAGGCAATCTTCATCGGGTGGAAACTAGCTCAAGCCCCACTTGTGTGTACACGGTAG